In a single window of the Metopolophium dirhodum isolate CAU chromosome 2, ASM1992520v1, whole genome shotgun sequence genome:
- the LOC132939473 gene encoding uracil phosphoribosyltransferase homolog, with protein sequence MSAQCEKVNSTSPSCEFGPKLKLLRSNDQVRELQTILRDKNTSRTDFKFYADRLIRLVIEESLNQLPFDTCMVMTPTGNYYKGTKYQRGNCGVSIVRSGEAMEQGLRDCCRSIRIGKILVESDSDTHEARVVYAKFPHDIADRKVLLMYPIMSTGNTVIKAVNVLKEHRVAEDNIILSNLFTTPIAAQTITTAFPLMTILTSELYHIAPNHFGQKYFGTD encoded by the exons ATGTCGGCTCAATGTGAGAAAGTAAATTCTACTAGTCCATCCTGCGAGTTTGGTCCTAAATTAAAGCTGTTGCGGTCCAATGATCAGGTCCGGGAACTGCAGACCATACTTAGAGACAA AAATACAAGTCGAAcggatttcaaattttatgctGATCGTCTAATTCGTCTTGTCATTGAAGAAAGCTTAAACCAGTTACCATTTGATACTTGTATGGTTATGACACCTACCGGTAATTACTACAAAGGTACCAAATATCAAAGAGGTAACTGCGGTGTCAGTATTGTGCGTAGTGGAGAGGCTATGGAGCAA GGTCTGCGAGACTGTTGTCGATCGATACGTATTGGTAAAATATTAGTAGAGTCAGATTCAGATACCCATGAAGCTCGTGTAGTTTATGCTAAATTTCCTCATGATATAGCTGATAGGAAAGTTTTATTAATGTATCCAATAATGA gtaCTGGAAATACTGTTATAAAAGCAGTGAATGTGTTAAAGGAACATCGAGTGGCTGAAGACAATATAATTCTATCAAACTTATTCACTACACCTATTGCTGCTCAAACTATTACCACAGCATTCCCATtg ATGACTATACTAACATCAGAACTTTATCACATCGCGCCCAACCATTttggtcaaaaatattttggtactgattaa